The Neospora caninum Liverpool complete genome, chromosome X genome includes a region encoding these proteins:
- a CDS encoding putative elongation factor G: MVLIDFPGLLTGGMEGGLFSSNSLAPPPRRFPPKKPFLRAGEWKKRRRLPSTAPPAAAFPRSSSVSSSSLDCSHVDTSSFDLLRPENPAKTWRSSKLVRAAFVAPHSPFPTGGLRSSAQHLVHRARARENSPLSSPRYDVSAPNPLPAVSSFLARVSPRRKLGAPSELSPGADRAAPSPRPVVSPSSLNSSPSSIFSSANVTVPLSRYRNIGIMAHIDAGKTTTTERILFYTGVSCRLGEVHDGEATMDFMAQERERGITITSAATTCYWEGMRKNFAPHRINIIDTPGHVDFTVEVERSLRVLDGAVGVFDSVAGVEPQSETVWRQGNKFAIPRLAYVNKMDRLGADFWGCVRQIRRRLGSNGVPVQLPIGKEVSFRGVFDLVRMRAIYWDEDSLGSTFVETDEIPEEMKAEVTRHRARLLEKAAEGSEELIAKYLETETLSEEEIRLGLRLQTLKNQLVPIFCGSAFKNKGVQAVLDGILDYLPSPLEVPQPAEAIRKIHEAIPTAKANPADAPLSALVFKMATDPFVGVQNFVRVYTGELRPGNVVMNARTGKEERIQRLVLIHANARKDVPSLRAGDIGAVLGPKDFLTGDTMCEKKHPVHLEPIEFPDPVISLAVEAKLRAEHDKMTSALSKLSREDPSLSITVDRETKQLILGGMGELHLEIVLDRLKREFGVEATSGAPQVAYRETITGSGTGRGKYIKQSGGRGQYGDVCLTVEPLERGSGNRFVNAIRGAVIPNEFIPAVEAGVMEQLQNGVLAGYPLTDVQVTVFDGTYHAVDSSELAFRIAACLALKDAAKNAGLVLLEPIMALHVISPQSYVGSVIGDLTSRRGIVQRVSSQEFTGTAGDDAYDGEGETSRGARDEGDGITEVDVLVPLAEMFGYTTVLRSLSQGRATSTMQLAKYMPTPKHIEEHLVAQRTGAATASK; the protein is encoded by the exons ATGGTGCTCATCGACTTTCCGGGTTTGTTGACTGGAGGTATGGAGGGTGGACTAT TTTCCTCGAACTCTCTTGCTCCaccgcctcgtcgctttcctccgaAAAAGCCCTTCCTTCGCGCAGGCGAATGGAAGAAACGGCGGCGTCTGCCGTCGACCGCCCCGCCGgctgccgcgtttccccggtcttcctctgtctcttcatcATCTCTCGATTGTTCTCACGTTGACACTTCTTCATTTGATCTCCTTCGGCCAGAAAACCCGGCAAAAACATGGCGATCCTCGAAACTGGTGCGGGCGGCGTTTGTGGCGCCGCACTCGCCGTTCCCCACCGGCGGTCTGCGCAGTTCGGCGCAGCATCTTGTGCACcgggcgcgcgcgcgcgagaactctccactttcctctccacgGTACGACGTCTCCGCTCCAAATCCGCTTCCTGCggtgtcttcctttctggCGCGTGTCTCGCCGCGTCGCAAACTCGGCGCTCCGTCGGAGTTGTCCCCGGGCGCGGACCGCGCCGCTCCCTCCCCGCGACCTgtcgtctcgccctcttcgctgaactcctcgccgtcctcgatTTTTTCCTCGGCAAACGTGACGGTTCCCCTCTCGCGGTACCGCAACATCGGAATCATGGCGCACATCGAcgcggggaagacgacgacgacggagCGCATTCTGTTCTACACGGGAGTGTCTTGTCGCCTCGGCGAGGTccacgacggcgaggcgaccaTGGACTTCATGGCTCAGGAACGCGAGCGGGGCATCACCATCACCTCAGCTGCCACCACGTGCTACTGGGAAGGCATGCGCAAAAACTTTGCGCCTCACCGGATCAACATCATCGATACGCCCGGGCACGTCGACTTCACAGTCGAAGTCGAGCGCTCGCTCCGCGTGCTCGACGGGGCGGTGGGCGTCTTTGACTCGGTGGCAGGCGTCGAGCCGCAGTCGGAGACCGTGTGGAGGCAAGGCAACAAGTTCGCGATTCCCCGACTGGCGTACGTGAACAAGATGGACCGCCTCGGTGCGGACTTTTGGGGATGTGTCCGGCAGATTCGGCGGCGTCTGGGGAGCAACGGGGTGCCCGTCCAGCTGCCAATTGGGAAGGAAGTAAGTTTCCGCGGGGTCTTCGACCTCGTGCGCATGCGGGCGATCTACTGGGACGAAGACTCGCTCGGCTCCACCTTTGTGGAAACGGACGAAATCCCTGAGGAAATGAAGGCGGAGGTGACGAGACACCGCGCCCGGCTGCTCGAGAAGGCTGCGGAAGGGTCCGAGGAGCTTATTGCCAAGTACCTGGAGACCGAGACGCTGTCTGAAGAGGAGATTCGCTTGGGGCTGCGCCTGCAAACCCTAAAGAACCAGCTGGTGCCGATCTTTTGCGGCAGTGCGTTCAAAAACAAGGGCGTGCAGGCAGTCCTCGACGGCATTCTCGACTACCTCCCGTCCCCACTGGAGGTCCCGCAGCCCGCCGAAGCGATCAGAAAGATCCATGAGGCGATCccgacagcgaaggcgaaccCTGcggacgcgcctctctccgcgctcgTCTTCAAGATGGCCACGGATCCGTTTGTCGGCGTGCAGAACTTTGTGCGCGTGTACACCGGGGAGCTCCGCCCTGGCAACGTCGTGATGAACGCGCgaacggggaaagaagagcggatTCAGCGGCTTGTTTTGATTCACGCCAACGCGCGGAAAGACGTCCCGAGTCTCCGAGCCGGCGACATCGGCGCGGTTCTCGGCCCGAAAGACTTCCTCACCGGGGACACCATGTGTGAAAAGAAACACCCCGTCCACCTGGAGCCGATCGAGTTCCCGGACCCAGTCATCAGCTTGGCCGTCGAGGCAAAGTTGCGGGCTGAGCACGACAAAATGACGTCTGCGCTCTCCAAGTTGTCGCGCGAAGACCCGTCGCTGAGTATCACAGTCGACCGCGAGACCAAGCAACTGATTCTCGGCGGCATGGGCGAACTGCACTTGGAAATCGTCCTGGACCGCCTCAAGCGGGAGTTCGGCGTGGAGGCGACCTCTGGTGCGCCGCAAGTCGCGTACAGGGAAACGATCACGGGCTCCGGGACGGGGCGCGGCAAGTACATCAAGCAGTCGGGGGGGCGTGGCCAGTACGGCGACGTGTGCCTCACGGTCGAACCGCTCGAACGTGGCTCGGGCAACCGTTTCGTGAACGCCATTCGTGGCGCCGTGATTCCCAATGAATTCATCCCCGCCGTCGAAGCCGGGGTCATGGAGCAGCTACAGAacggcgtcctcgccggctACCCGCTCACAGATGTCCAAGTCACCGTGTTCGACGGGACGTACCACGCCGTGGACAGCTCCGAGCTGGCCTTTCGCATCGCGGCGTGTCTCGCGCTGAAAGAcgccgcgaaaaacgccGGACTCGTCCTCCTCGAGCCCATCATGGCGCTCCACGTCATCTCGCCACAGAGCTACGTGGGCAGCGTGATTGGAGACCTAACGTCGCGGCGCGGCATCGTCCAGCGCGTGTCCAGTCAGGAATTCACCGGCAccgcaggcgacgacgcgtacgacggagaaggcgagacctcccgcggcgcgcgagacgaaggagacggaatCACGGAGGTCGACGTCCTCGTGCCTCTCGCAGAAATGTTCGGATACACGACAGTGCTgcgctcgctctcgcagGGCAGAGCCACGTCCACGATGCAACTCGCCAAGTACATGCCCACGCCCAAGCACATCGAAGAGCACCTCGTTGCGCAGCGAACCGGAGCAGCGACTGCCAGCAAATAA